The Flavobacteriales bacterium genome contains the following window.
TGTATGCCAAGGAGTGGCTCAAGGAATGGGCAACGTTCAACGCCGTGAGCGAGGACATAGAGAAGAAGAAGACCTATGCTGAGGCTTGGGCCAAAGGCCAACGGTGCCTGATCCCCGTGACTTCGTTCACCGAATGGCAGCACGTGCCGGTGGAGGGACGCAAGACACCGAACAAGATCGCGCACGACATCCGCACCAAGGAGGAGGTGTTCACGCTGGGCGGTATCTGGGAGGAGTCGGCCATGGGTTATCGCACCTTCAGTGTGCTGACCACAAAGGCCAACCCGCTGATGGAAGTGATCCACAACACCAAGAAGCGGATGCCGGTCATAATTCCGCCCGACATGCACCAGTTCTGGCTGTCCACCAGCTTGGACCTGGACCACGTGAAGCTAATGTGCGACCCTTATCCGCAAGAAGCAATGGAAGCGGAGCATGCGGCGGCTTGAGGGATGTGCGTTTACATCCGAGCGCTGCTTGTGCAGGGCATGCGCGAAGCAGCCGGTGCGGTGGGGTTCAGGACTGCTGCGCGCTATCGAACGTCTCTTGCCCCCCATCCACCCTCCTGCACACCTGCCATAACCGCTGCTCCTCTGGGCTAAGCATGTCGAGGCTTTTGAAGGTGTCGCAGGAGAGGATGAGCTTGCCGTTGCGGAGGGCCAGGAGCAGGCCTTCGTCCAGGGCGCGTCACCCGGTGTTGTCACCCAAGCGGGCGATGTCGGCGCCCACCAACCTGCGCGCCATCACCACCAACATGCCCGGCCAGGTGAAGCTGCTTTTCGGCGGCGTGAAGGACCGCAAGTCGTACGTGATCTACTGGACCGACGGCGATCCGCTGGTGCTGGCCAACTACACCATCCTGGACATCATCAGCACCACCCGCTTCCTGAAGAGAGGCCTTGACCGCAGCAAGACCTACAGTTTCCGGGTGGCCGCCGTGGGCCGGGTGGGGCAGGGGCCCATGAGCGATGTGGCCGTGGTGCAGCCGTCGTAGACTTTCCACCGTAGCAGCCAACCGGGCGGCCCGCTTGC
Protein-coding sequences here:
- a CDS encoding fibronectin type III domain-containing protein; translated protein: MSAPTNLRAITTNMPGQVKLLFGGVKDRKSYVIYWTDGDPLVLANYTILDIISTTRFLKRGLDRSKTYSFRVAAVGRVGQGPMSDVAVVQPS
- a CDS encoding SOS response-associated peptidase family protein, which translates into the protein MCYSTTLDRDIREMERMYNKRMLEDSRRSYMHPEELENLPDFDAPWASKRTSAFARPFWPVMTKDKPDALELHRWGFLPKQVTDEVYAKEWLKEWATFNAVSEDIEKKKTYAEAWAKGQRCLIPVTSFTEWQHVPVEGRKTPNKIAHDIRTKEEVFTLGGIWEESAMGYRTFSVLTTKANPLMEVIHNTKKRMPVIIPPDMHQFWLSTSLDLDHVKLMCDPYPQEAMEAEHAAA